The DNA region GACCCCAGCTCTGCCTGTAGACTGGAGTTCAGGAGGACTGGGGCTCCCAGGCAGTAGAGAGACACCAGCTCTGCCTGTAGACTGGAGTTCAGGAGGACTGGTGCTCCTCCACAGTAGAGAGACCCCAGCTCTGCCTGTAGACTGGAGTTCAGGAGGACTGGGGCTCCCAGGCAGTAGAGAGACACCAGCTCTGCCTGTAGACTGGAGTTCAGGAGGACTGGTGCTCCTCCACAGTAGAGAGACACCAGCTCTGCCTGTAGACTGGAGTTCAGGAGGTCTGGTTCTGGTCTGGAGTTCAGGAGGACTGGGGCTCCCAGGCAGTAGAGAGACACCAGCTCTGCCTGTAGACTGGAGTTCAGGAGGACTGGTGCTCCTCCATAGTAGAGAGACAGCAGCTCTGCCTGTAGACTGGAGTTCAGGAGGACTGGTGCTCCTCCACAGTAGAGAGACAGTAGCTCTGCCTGTAGACTGGAGTTCAGGAGGACTGGTGCTCCTCCACAGTAGAGAGACACCAGCTCTGCCTGTAGACTGGAGTTCAGGAGGACTGGGGCTCCCGGGCAGTAGAGAGACACCAGCTCTGCCTGTAGACTGGAGTTCAGGAGGACTGGGGCTCCCAGGCAGCAGAGAGACACCAGCTCTGCCTGTAGACTGGAGTTCAGGAGGACTGGGGTTCCCAGGCAGTAGAGAGGCATCATTCCAGGCggtggggtgtgtgtggaggGTGTGTAGAGGGGGGTGTGGAGGTGGTGTGGAGGGTGTGTAGAGGGGTGTGTGGAGGGTGTATagggatgtgtgtgtgtttatagaTTGGTGTGTGCGGAAGGGCAGTATGcctgttttctttaaatcatAGAAGAAATGATGGttcaattttgtaaaaaaataatttaaggcaAATgcataattgatttttttacataaatccAAATCAAAGAGGTGTGGAGGAAGGTTAATTTAGCTAAGTGCTGTATAAACATGCAATATATACTtcatatgtttatttatttccagaaacatatttatgagATCGTTCGCGCTGACATCCTGTTTTTCCTTCTCGGAGTACATAATCAACCTTGTTTACAATAAAACTTGGCTAAAATggctcattaaaaaaatcaaaattcttcAAACTCCCCTTCCTGGAGCAGGGTGAGCAGTTGGATCTTGCTTGTCCTTCACATCAGACGGGCACTGTTGGGTCTCCTGCCCTCATAGTCCTAGTGTCCTAGTGTCCTGATGTCCTCTTGTCAGAATGTCTGTGTCCTCATGCAGGAATGTGTGAATGTCCCAGTGTCCTTGTGTAACAAAGTGTGAATGTCCCAATGTCCTTGTGACACAATGTGTGAATGTCCCAGTGTCCTTGTGTCAGAACATGTGAATGTCCCAGTGTCCTTGTGACACAATGTGTGAATGTCCCAGTGTCCTTGTGTAACAATGTGGGAATGTCCCAGTGTCCTTGTGACACAATGTGTGAATGTCCCAGTGTCCTTGTGTCAGAACATGTGAATGTCCCAGTGTCCTTGTGACACAATGTGTGAATGTCCCAGTGTCCTTGTGTCAGAACATGTGAATGTCCCAGTGTCCTTGTGTCACAATGTGTGAATGTCCCAGTGTCCTTGTGTCAGAACATGTGAATGTCCCAGTGTCCTTGTGTCACAATGTGTTAATGTCATACTGTTTCTGTGACACGTCTGTGTGAACGTCCTCATATTTTTACATCGCAATATTCTAGTGTCCTGATGTAGGTTCTTAGACTGTATCCTCTATCCTACAGGCATAGCTGGTCAGTGCTGCTATCTTCCAATTCTTGGGTCCTAAATCTTGgggacctgtctgtgtggagtttgcatgtttcccCCCTGTTCGTTTagggtttctctgtggctctggtttcctcccgctTCCCAGAGACATGCGGCTGGGTGTGACTGTCCACTCTTAACTGACCCTCCCAGAGACGTGCAGCTGGGTGTGACTGTCCACTCTCAACTGACCCTCCCAGAGACGTGCAGCTGGGTTTGACTGTCCACTCTCAACTGACCCTCCCAGAGACCTGCGGCTGGGTGTGACTGTCCACTCTCAACTGACCCTCCCAGAGACGTGCAGCTGGGTGTGACTGTCCACTCTCAACTGACCCTCCCAGAGACCTGCGGCTGGTGTGACTGTCCACTCTCAACTGACCCTCCCAGAGACCTGCGGCTGGGTGTGACTGTCCACTCTCAACTGACCCTCCCAGAGACCTGCGGCTGGGTTTGACTGTCCACTCTCAACTGACCCTCCCAGAGACGTGCAGCTGGGTTTGACTGTCCACTCTCAACTGACCCTCCCAGAGACCTGCGGCTGGGTGTGACTGTCCACTCTCAACTGACCCTCCCAGAGACCTGCGGCTGGGTTTGACTGTCCACTCTCAACTGACCCTCCCAGAGACGTGCAGCTGGGTTTGACTGTCCACTCTCAACTGACCCTCCCAGAGACCTGTGGCTGGGTGTGACTGTCCACTCTCAACTGACCCTCCCAGAGACCTGCGGCTGGGTGTGACTGTCCACTCTCAACTGACCCTCCCAGAGACCTGCAGCTGGGTGTGACTGTCCCCGGTGTGTCTCCTCGCAGGTAGTGGCGTCCTGGCGACTCAGCTGCTGCCCCCTGCGGACTGCGTGGAGGCGGAGGAGCTGTGCGCCTCGGAGCCCCGGTGCCAGACCAGCTACCACGTGCTGGAGTACTGCGCCTCCGAGGAGGCCGTGGCCCCCCTGGGCCCCGACGCCCGGCGGGAGTGCGTGGCGGCGGAGGCCGCGTTGCTCCacagccccctgctggcctgcaAGTGTCAGCGCGGCACCCGGAAGGAGGAGCAGTGCCTGCGGGTCTACTGGACAGTCCGCTACTCGCAGGGTGAGAGCCGGCCCCGCCCCCCGCCCCGCGCCCCTGGCCAATCACCCGCCGGCACGGGGGCGGGGCCAGTGGCGCACGGGTGCCGCTCAGCCGGTCCGTCCCCGCTGGTGTCACTGGTGCGGGAGGCTGGTGCTGGCACTGCCCTCTTCGGAACCAGACCCCAGGGGTGCGTTAGTCGCAGCTGATCTGCCGCCAGCGGGCGTTTGGACCTCAGTCACCGTTCATTCGTGGGTCAAGTGGGGAGGATGACGTCATTAACGGGCTAATTGGATAATTGGTGAAGGGCGAGAGTCTCAGACTCACGTGGGTTTCAGTATGTAACGGGCTTGGCGCTGATCGTTGGTGCTGAGGGCTGTCAGAGCAGGGCTCCGCCTGTGTGTAGTGCAGAGCCTGGTTTCGCCGTGTCTGTCGGGCTCTGTGCTGGGGCCTCACCGCGTCGCCCTGTCACAGCCCGCCCTGCCGGTCTGAAGAGGAGCGCGCGGCGAGGTCCGCAGCCATCCCAGCTCTCCCAGCTCTCCCAGCTCAGACTGCAACGGCGCTTTACGGCTCGTCCTTAACGAGGGGACGGGGGGCTGTGAGAAAACCGGCAGGGCACTGCATCTTGCCGGCTGACTCCAaagttctgtgtgtgtgtgtgtggggctgcCTGGTGAGCTGGTACCCGGTAATCTCTGGGGTACCTGGGCAGGTGTGTCAGTGAGTGTCCTGACCTCCCGGGCTGGCAGGGCCGAGAGCACCGAGGTCTCCGAGACCACCGGGACCTGAAGGAGGAGAGCGCGGCTCTCGGAAATGCGACGCGAGAGCTGGGGGCGTGGCCAGCGCAGTGCTGCACTAACGCGCCTGTCCTGTCTGCCGCCCAGGGTACTACGAGTACGAGGCCTCGCCCTACGAGGAGACGGAGGCGCAGAGCCGCTGGAGCAGTCCTGCTGTCCGCATGGCCCCCATCGTGTCAGGTGAGTCAGGTGAGCTTTCTGTCAGGAGACTCTCCCCTGTCTCACCCCCAtcctctccccctccctgtgtCACTCTCCCCTGTCTCATCCCATCCTCTTCCcctccctgtctcactctcccCGTCTCACCCCATCCTCTCCCCTCTGCCCTGTCTCACTCTCCCCTGTCTCACCCCAtcctctccccctccctgtctcactctcccctgtctcaccccatcctctccccctccctgtctcactctcccctgtctcaccccatcctctccccctccctgtcTCACTCTACCTTGAATTACCCCAtcctttcctctctttctctcttcctcttcctccatcatcctctccctccctcttcctctctctctccctacctctgtCTCACTGCGTCTCACTgcgtctccctctgtctcactgcgtctccctctgtctccctctgtctccctctgtctcactgcgtctccctctgtctcactgcgtctccctctgtctccctctgtctcactgcgtctccctctgtctccctctgtctcactgtgtctccctctgtctcactgtgtctccctctgtctccctctgtctcactgCGTCTCACTgcatctccctctgtctcactgcgtctccctctgtctccctctgtctccctctgtctcactgtgtctccctctgtctccctctgtctcactgCGTCTCACTgcgtctccctctgtctcactgCGTCTCCCTGCGTCTCTCTGCTCAGGCTCCACCCTGCCCCTGGACAGTCAGAACCAGTGCCTGAAGGCGGCGCAGGACTGCGGGCTGTACGAGAAGTGTGGGGCCCTGCGCTCCGAGTACGTGCTGGCCTGCACCAAGCGCGCGCCCAGCTCCTCGCACTGCAACCGGCAGAAGTGCCACCGCGCGCTGCGCCGCTTCCTGGAGCGCGTGCCCGAGGAGTACGTCCTGGCCGTGCTCTTCTGCCGCTGCTCCACCACGCTGTGCGGAGAGCGCCGCCGCAAGACCATCGTGCCGTCCTGCTCCTACGAGGAGAGGGAGAAACCCAACTGCCTCAGCCTGCAGGGCTACTGCATGAGGGACGACCTCTGTAGGTGAGAGAGTCCAGCACAcggacacagcccagtcacagggctctagactcttccggtccctgtggagtccagcacactgacacagcccagtcacaggctctggactcttccagtccctgtggagtccagtacactgacacagcccagtcacagggctctggactcttctagtccctgtggagtccaggacactgacacagcccagtcacagggctctggactcttctagtccctgtggagtccagtacactgacacggcccagtcacagggctctagactcttctagtccctgtggagtccaggacactgacacagcccagtcacaggctctagactcttctagtccctgtggagtccagtacactgacacagcccagtcacagggctctggactcttctagtccctgtggagtccagcacactgacacagcccggtcacagggctctggactcttctagtccctgtggagtccagtatactgacacagcccagtcacaggctctggactcttctagtccctgtggagtccagtacactgacacagcccagtcacagggctctggactcttctagtccctgtggagtccagcacactgacacagcccggtcacagggctctggactcttctagtccctgtggagtccagtatattgacacagcccagtcacaggctctggactcttctaatctctgtggagtccagtacaccgacacggcccagtcacagggctctagactctcccagtccctgtggagtccaggacactgacacagcccagtcacagggctctagactctcccagtccctgtggagtccaggacactgacacagcccagtcacagggctctagactcttctagtccctgtggagtccagtacactgacacagcccagtcacaggctctagactcttctagtccctgtggagtccagtacactgacacagcccagtcacagggctctagactcttctagtccctatggagtccagtacactgacacagcccagtcacagggctctggactcttctaatctctgtggagtccaggacactgacacggcccagtcacagggctctggactcttctagtccctgtggagtccagcacaccgacacagcccagtcacaggctctagactcttctagtccctgtggagtccagtacactgacacagcccagtcacaggctctggactcttctagtccctgtggagtccagtatactgacacagcccattcacaggctctggactcttctagtccctgtggagtccaggacactgacacagcccagtcacagggctctagactcctccagtccctgtggagtccagcacactgacacagcccagtcacagggctctagactcttccagtccctgtggagtccagtacactgacccAGTCAgtcccagtcacaggctctagactcttcccTGAGGAGTCACagtttctgtgtgtgttgtaGGGCCAGACTGGCAGATTTCCAGCGCCACTGTCAGCCGTCGGCCCTGTCCGCCTCTGGCTGTGTCAGAGAGAGTGGAGCTGCCTGTCTCCGGTCCTACATCGGCCTGATAGGTGAGGAGGGGAGGGGCATGTAGTTTCGGAAAGGGGAAAGCAGGGTGAGAGAGGGGCTGGAGATTGGGGAGAGAGGCTGAGGATTGGGGTGAGGATTCGGGAGAGAGGGTGAGGAttggggagcaggagagggagagggggtgaGGATTGGGGAGAGAGGGTGAGGATTGGGGTGAGGATTGGGGAGAGAGGCTGAGGATTGGGGTGAGGATTGGGGAGAGAGGGTGAGGATTGGGGTGAGGATTGGGGAAAGGGAGAGGAAGGGTGAGAGGTTGTGAAGGAGAGAGGTGAAGAGTGGGcagggtggctctgtggctcaggatctccgcctgtggctggaaggttgttggtTCGTACCCTGCGGCCTGcacaggaatcctactcccttgggcccctgagcaaggcccttaaccccaactgcaccaggggcgctgtataaatgactgatcctgcgctctgacccccagcttctctccctgtctcatggagagcaagctggggtatgcaaaaagacaaattcctagtacaagaaattgtatatggccaataaagtgatcttagaGGCTTGGTGGAGAAACGCTGAGATCATGGCTCCACCAGCTGTGAGTGGGGGCTCCAGGCAGGTGTCCTGACACACAGGGAGCTCTGCTCCGCTGTGGATATTGGTCTGACAGAAAGGGCCTGCAGCCGAGCAAGACTTCAAACAGGCAGCGCAGGGGAGGAGCTGAGGGGCTGCGGGCCACGGGCTGGGGCAGCTGGCTGGCGCACTGATCCCTGAGCCTGACTGATCAGAGTTAACACCTCCTGActccttctcttcctctctccctatGTCtctatctctctcctctctcag from Lepisosteus oculatus isolate fLepOcu1 chromosome 11, fLepOcu1.hap2, whole genome shotgun sequence includes:
- the gfra3 gene encoding GDNF family receptor alpha-3 isoform X2; protein product: MRSRGWAREGSRRAGPLAPLARPSPPRKMLLLGVLGALVSVCVRGSGVLATQLLPPADCVEAEELCASEPRCQTSYHVLEYCASEEAVAPLGPDARRECVAAEAALLHSPLLACKCQRGTRKEEQCLRVYWTVRYSQGYYEYEASPYEETEAQSRWSSPAVRMAPIVSGSTLPLDSQNQCLKAAQDCGLYEKCGALRSEYVLACTKRAPSSSHCNRQKCHRALRRFLERVPEEYVLAVLFCRCSTTLCGERRRKTIVPSCSYEEREKPNCLSLQGYCMRDDLCRARLADFQRHCQPSALSASGCVRESGAACLRSYIGLIGTIMTPNYISNSSDVVSQWCTCEGSGNQWQDCERVLRMFTSNACLRNAITSLGSSAPRPVESTTPPPTRISLRVQQNNDIILPDLAKVEDEEEDDDEEFNVIPPYSEKATESNARSVAPGPHGGDVPKTLLLGAVLVLRGLE
- the gfra3 gene encoding GDNF family receptor alpha-3 isoform X1, whose protein sequence is MRSRGWAREGSRRAGPLAPLARPSPPRKMLLLGVLGALVSVCVRGSGVLATQLLPPADCVEAEELCASEPRCQTSYHVLEYCASEEAVAPLGPDARRECVAAEAALLHSPLLACKCQRGTRKEEQCLRVYWTVRYSQGYYEYEASPYEETEAQSRWSSPAVRMAPIVSGESGSTLPLDSQNQCLKAAQDCGLYEKCGALRSEYVLACTKRAPSSSHCNRQKCHRALRRFLERVPEEYVLAVLFCRCSTTLCGERRRKTIVPSCSYEEREKPNCLSLQGYCMRDDLCRARLADFQRHCQPSALSASGCVRESGAACLRSYIGLIGTIMTPNYISNSSDVVSQWCTCEGSGNQWQDCERVLRMFTSNACLRNAITSLGSSAPRPVESTTPPPTRISLRVQQNNDIILPDLAKVEDEEEDDDEEFNVIPPYSEKATESNARSVAPGPHGGDVPKTLLLGAVLVLRGLE